From a region of the Salarias fasciatus chromosome 6, fSalaFa1.1, whole genome shotgun sequence genome:
- the lias gene encoding lipoyl synthase, mitochondrial, whose translation MALLKQSCCVAGRFSTNHLWLSPRRIPPAYTFSLTTAAESSPDRAERKKELLSHDGPDLQDFISGELSEKSKWDEYKGNLKRGKGERLRLPPWLKTEIPIGKNFNRLKNTLRELNLHTVCEEARCPNIGECWGGGEYATATATIMLMGDTCTRGCRFCSVKTARRPPPLDPDEPYNTAKAIAAWGLDYVVLTSVDRDDIADGGAEHFAKTVSNLKARNSQILVECLTPDFRGDLAAVEKIALSGLDVYAHNVETVRELQRYVRDPRANFDQSLSVLRHAKKVKPSVLTKTSIMLGLGETDQQIKDTLTELREAGVDCLTLGQYMQPTKRHLKVEEYVTPDKFAHWEKVGNEMGFVYTASGPLVRSSYKAGEFFLKNLLEKRKAEATVAE comes from the exons GCTTACACCTTCAGTCTGACTACTGCAGCCGAATCCTCTCCGGACCgggctgagaggaagaaggagctgctgagccaCGATGGACCCGATCTGCAGGACTTCATCTCAGGAGAGCTGTCAGAGAAAAGCAAATGGGACGAGTACAAAGGCAACCTGAAGAGGGGGAAGGGGGAGAG GCTGCGGCTTCCTCCATGGCTGAAGACCGAGATCCCCATCGGAAAGAACTTCAACAGGCTGAAGAACACACTAAGAGAGCTCAACCTGCACACA gtgtgtgaggaggcCAGGTGTCCAAACATCGGGGAGTGTTGGGGAGGAGGAGAGTAcgccacagccacagccaccATCATG TTGATGGGAGACACTTGCACCCGTggctgcaggttctgctctgTGAAGACGGCCCGTCGGCCCCCGCCTCTGGACCCCGACGAGCCGTACAATACAGCCAAGGCCATCGCCGCCTGGGGCCTGGACTATGTGGTTCTCACCTCAGTGGACAGAGACG ATATTGCTGACGGAGGGGCAGAGCACTTTGCTAAAACTGTGTCAAACCTCAAGGCGAG AAACTCTCAGATCCTGGTCGAGTGTCTGACGCCCGATTTCCGTGGCGACCTGGCAGCGGTGGAGAAAATCGCCCTGTCAGGGTTGGACGTGTATGCCCACAATGTGGAAACGGTCCGTGAACTCCAGAG GTACGTCAGAGATCCCAGGGCGAATTTCGACCAGTCTCTGAGCGTCCTGAGGCACGCTAAAAAGGTCAAACCTTCAGTGCTCACCAAAACCTCCATCATGCTGGGACTCGGGGAGACGGATCAACAAATAAAAGACACTCTGACAG AGCTGAGGGAGGCAGGAGTGGACTGTCTAACCCTGGGACAGTACATGCAGCCCACCAAACGTCACCTGAAG GTGGAGGAATACGTCACTCCGGATAAGTTCGCTCACTGGGAGAAGGTGGGGAATGAGATGGGCTTCGTGTACACAGCCAGCGGGCCGCTGGTGCGATCGTCCTACAAAGCAG GCGAGTTCTTCTTGAAAAATCTCCTGGAGAAGAGGAAAGCAGAGGCTACAGTAGCTGAATGA
- the ugdh gene encoding UDP-glucose 6-dehydrogenase: MFQIKRICCIGAGYVGGPTCSVIAHMCPEITVTVVDINESRIKAWNSDTLPIYEPGLKEVVESCRGRNLFFSTDIDSAIRDADLVFISVNTPTKTYGMGKGRAADLKFIEACARRIVEVSDGYKIVTEKSTVPVRAAESIRRIFDANTKPSLNLQVLSNPEFLAEGTAVRDLKEPDRVLIGGDETAEGQRAIKALCAVYEHWVPKTRIITTNTWSSELSKLAANAFLAQRISSINSISALCEATGADVEEVAKAIGMDQRIGSKFLKASVGFGGSCFQKDVLNLVYLCEALNLPEVASYWQQVIDMNEYQRRRFACRIIDCLFNTVTGKKIALLGFSFKKDTGDTRESSSIYISKYLMDEGAKLFIYDPKVLKEQIIHDLSQPSISEDNPERVSELVTVTSDPYEACQSAHALVICTEWDMFKELDYEKIYKKMLKPAFIFDGRRVLDHLHPLLQSIGFQIETIGKKVTTARIPYTPAAVGPRITAVEPPTKKAKV; the protein is encoded by the exons aTGTTCCAGATTAAGCGGATCTGTTGCATCGGCGCTGGGTATGTCGGAGGACCGACATGCAGTGTGATCGCTCACATGTGTCCTGAGATCACAGTGACTGTGGTGGACATCAACGAGTCCCGCATCAAAGCCTGGAACTCAGACACTCTGCCCATTTATGAG CCAGGACTGAAGGAAGTTGTTGAATCATGCCGAGGCAGGAATCTGTTCTTCTCCACGGACATCGACTCGGCCATCAGGGACGCCGACCTCGTCTTCATCTCC GTGAACACCCCGACTAAGACCTACGGGATGGGGAAAGGCCGTGCAGCCGACCTGAAGTTCATCGAGGCGTGCGCTCGCCGTATCGTGGAGGTTTCTGACGGCTACAAGATTGTCACCGAGAAGAGCACCGTCCCCGTACGGGCCGCTGAGAGCATTCGGCGAATCTTCGACGCCAACACCAAACCCAGCCTCaacctgcag GTGCTGTCAAACCCAGAGTTCCTCGCAGAAGGAACAGCCGTGCGGGATCTGAAGGAACCGGACCGTGTCCTGATCGGTGGAGACGAGACAGCCGAAGGTCAAAGGGCAATCAAAGCACTGTGTGCTGTGTACGAGCACTGGGTGCCAAAGACCAGGATTATCACCACCAACACGTGGTCGTCCGAACTGTCCAAACTG GCAGCCAATGCGTTCCTGGCCCAGCGAATCAGCAGCATCAACAGTATCAGCGCTCTGTGCGAAGCCACCGGCGCCGACGTGGAGGAGGTGGCGAAGGCCATCGGCATGGACCAGAGAATCGGCAGCAAGTTCCTTAAGGCCAGCGTGG GTTTCGGTGGTAGTTGTTTCCAGAAAGATGTGCTCAATCTGGTGTATCTGTGCGAAGCCCTCAACCTGCCTGAGGTGGCTTCTTACTGGCAGCAG GTGATCGACATGAACGAGTACCAAAGACGGCGGTTCGCCTGCAGGATCATCGACTGTCTCTTCAACACTGTTACTGGCAAAAAGATCGCTCTGCTGGGCTTCTCCTTCAAGAAGGACACTGGTGACACCAG GGAGTCGTCCAGTATCTACATCTCAAAGTATCTGATGGATGAGGGCGCCAAGCTGTTCATCTACGATCCCAAAGTACTCAAAGAGCAAATCATTCATGACCTCTCTCAGCCCAGCATCTCGGAGGACAACCCagaaagag tatcagAGTTGGtgactgtgacctctgacccctatGAGGCTTGCCAGAGCGCACACGCCTTGGTCATCTGCACTGAGTGGGACATGTTTAAG GAACTGGATTATGAGAAGATTTACAAGAAGATGCTGAAGCCTGCCTTCATCTTCGACGGCCGCAGAGTGTTGGACCACCTTCACCCTCTGCTCCAGAGCATCGGCTTTCAG atcGAGACCATCGGTAAGAAAGTGACCACCGCGCGAATCCCCTACACGCCGGCGGCCGTTGGTCCTCGCATCACAGCCGTTGAACCTCCCACCAAGAAGGCCAAAGTCTGA
- the map9 gene encoding microtubule-associated protein 9, whose protein sequence is MTNPEFRTLAYSKSPKTTRRTTFQDELQAAVSARASKATPSMHPYYDDFEGDDDDDDFLQKLLKLRKEKTGALKSAKSKSKSSTFDLSDDESKDGKTKKVSFLKTQRTSFFSNNTTGSESQEVERPDSSVGGHANYSDSFASTNASEDDTELKSSHEKPADHQNISTNLSDSLSYQTSGDTLLDLPLPLPSDGSVGETPGPEEKSVSSLTPPLSTSDLNHTASAGDVSNREPPKPKPRQRTLGLSLHAVEKPPEETENQDISRPQTSSASIPLSNDTSSVTAVRSCSPQWANEDRTVLSSNKSEQSQLVTKSTLGSGSRDGFLSDDSKEQERHCFTSFEEPNHFPGDRSDQLSHVPEKSSETKTSGSGSQTTHRSQSACSRQVESKYLGRLKVLDQKLQDSEPQAADSLRAAVYQEWLQKKKESSRENMQIKKKEEIQKETKKREQETKKEDAILSYNAWKDRKKESLKAKAKEKQDLIRKEQQAAEDKEEKRQSAKQVFEKWKRERDHLLKEKCRKHQEAENKLKMKKQEQEQQRRQDSTSAFSNWSEKKKNVLHEKHAAERKLVKNKAQEEQYMKEEREKMALEMYENWLARKELEQKRQREERLIQSILQDNPPWSPPNKTIPFGK, encoded by the exons ATGACAAATCCAGAGTTTAGGACATTAGCTTACTCCAAAAGCCCGAAAACAACGAGAAGAACTACATTTCAG GATGAGCTTCAGGCTGCTGTCTCTGCCAGGGCAAGCAAAGCTACACCCAGCATGCACCCCTACTATGATGACTTTGaaggagatgatgatgatgatg atTTTCTGCAAAAACTTTTGAAATTGAGGAAAGAGAAAACTGGTGCACTGAAGAGCGCAAAGAGTAAATCCAAATCCAGCACCTTTGATCTTTCCGATGACGAGAGCAAAGACGGCAAGACAAAGAAAGTTTCCTTCTTGAAAACCCAAAGAACCAGCTTTTTctcaaacaacacaacaggatCAGAgtcacaggaagtggagcgCCCAGACTCATCCGTCGGTGGACACGCCAACTACAGTGACTCTTTTGCCTCCACGAATGCCAGCGAAGACGATACAGAACTTAAAAGCAGTCACGAGAAGCCTGCGGATCATCAAAATATATCCACAAACCTAAGTGACTCTCTGTCATACCAAACATCAGGTGACACCCTGCTGGACTTGCCTCTGCCGCTCCCATCTGATGGCAGTGTTGGAGAaactccaggtccagaggagaagAGCGTCTCCTCTCTGACTCCTCCATTATCCACATCTGATCTCAATCACACAGCTTCAGCAG GTGATGTCAGTAACCGGGAGCCTCCTAAACCAAAACCAAGACAGAGGACCCTTGGATTGAGCCTTCATGCTGTGGAAAAGCCACCCGAGGAAACGGAGAATCAGGACATCAGCAGGCCCCAGACCTCTTCTGCATCAATCCCCCTCTCAAACGATACGTCCAGCGTCACAGCTGTCAGGAGCTGCAGCCCTCAG TGGGCCAATGAAGATCGCACAGTTTTATCTTCAAATAAAAGTGAACAGTCACAACTTGTTACCAAATCCACACTCGGCTCTGGATCTAGAG ATGGATTTCTTTCTGATGACAGCAAAGAGCAGGAAAGACATTGCTTTACATCATTTGAAGAGCCAAAT cattttcctgGAGATCGATCAGATCAACTCTCCCATGTCCCTGAAAAATCATCTGAAACCAA GACTTCAGGTTCTGGCTCTCAGACCACTCACAGATCTCAGAGTGCGTGCTCCAGACAAGTGGAATCAAAGTATTTGGGTCGCCTCAAAGTTCTGGATCAAAAACTGCAGGATTCTGAGCCACAAGCAGCAGATtccctcagagctgctgtttacCAG GAATGGCTCCAGAAGAAAAAGGAATcttcaagagaaaacatgcaaataaagaagaaggaggaaatccagaaggaaacaaagaaaagg GAACAGGAGACGAAGAAGGAAGATGCGATCCTGTCCTACAATGcctggaaagacagaaaaaaagaaagtctcaAAGCAAAAGCCAAAGAAAAGCAAGATTTAATAAGAAAAGAACAACAAGCAGCTgaagataaagaagaaaaaagacaatcagCCAAACAG GTGTTTGAAAAATGGAAACGTGAGCGTGATCATCTACTCAAGGAGAAGTGCAGAAAACATCAAgaggctgaaaataaactcaaaatgaaaaagcaagaACAAGAGCAACAGAGACGACAGGACAGCACTTCAGCATTTTCCAACTG gagtgaaaagaagaaaaatgttctTCATGAAAAACATGCGGCAGAACGTAAATTAGTTAAAAATAAGGCACAAGAGGAGCAATAcatgaaggaagagagagagaaaatggcTCTGGAGATGTATGAAAACTGGCTG gCAAGAAAAGAGCTGGaacagaagagacagagagaagaaagactGATCCAGTCAATACTGCAGGACAATCCTCCGTGGAGCCCCCCTAACAAAACCATACCATTTGGAAAATGA
- the smim14 gene encoding small integral membrane protein 14: MAEGGFDPCECICSHEYAMRRLINLLRQTQSYCTDIECPQELPGPSGQPGGGDDLTLPMVLMGWVVVALVLFLLRPSSLRGTRPTGKPSGPHNSDSREPPAPPVD, from the exons ATGGCAGAAGGAGGCTTTGACCCTTGCGAGTGCATCTGCTCACATGAGTACGCTATGAGACGACTCATCAACCTG CTCAGGCAAACCCAGTCTTACTGCACTGACATCGAGTGCCCTCAGGAAT TGCCCGGTCCCAGTGGACAGCCGGGAGGCGGTGACGATCTGACCCTCCCCATGGTGCTCATGGGATGGGTTGTGGTGGCTCTCGTCCTGTTTCTGCTGCGGCCGTCCAGTCTCAGAGGCACTCGACCGACAGGCAAACCCAGCGGACCCCATAAT agtgACAGCAGGGAGCCGCCAGCCCCACCCGTGGACTAG
- the ube2kb gene encoding ubiquitin-conjugating enzyme E2Kb, protein MANIAVQRIKREFKEVLKSEETSKNQIKVDLVDENFTELRGEIAGPPDTPYEGGRYQLEIKIPETYPFNPPKVRFITKIWHPNISSVTGAICLDILKDQWAAAMTLRTVLLSLQALLAAAEPDDPQDAVVANQYKQNPEMFKQTARLWSHVYAGAPVSSPDYTRKIDKLCAMGFDKNAVIAALSSKSWDVETATELLLSN, encoded by the exons aTGGCTAACATCGCGGTCCAAAGGATCAAGCGGGAGTTCAAAGAAGTTCTCAAAAGCGAAGAG ACAAGTAAAAACCAGATTAAGGTAGATTTGGTGGATGAAAACTTCACAGAACTGCGGGGTGAGATAGCAGGTCCTCCAGATACACCATATGAAG GTGGAAGATATCAACTTGAAATAAAAATACCAGAAACCTACCCTTTCAACCCACCAAAG GTACGCTTCATCACAAAGATCTGGCATCCCAATATCAGTTCTGTGACAGGAGCGATATGTCTGGACATTTTAAAGGACCAGTG GGCAGCTGCGATGACCCTGCGGACGGTGCTGTTATCTTTACAGGCTCTGCTtgctgcagcagaaccagatGACCCACAGGATGCAGTAGTAGCAAATCAG TATAAGCAGAACCCAGAAATGTTCAAACAGACTGCGAGGCTGTGGTCTCACGTCTACGCTGGCGCCCCCGTCTCCAGTCCCGATTACACCCGCAAAATAGACAAACTGTGTGCCATGGGCTTCGATAAG AATGCAGTAATAGCGGCCTTGTCTTCGAAATCCTGGGACGTGGAAACAGCGACAGAGCTGCTCCTCAGCAACTGA